GTCTTTCACTGGCGCCAATTGTTGCTGAATTTTCATATTTTGTTCGCTTAAAGTGCGGTTAAAATCAGCTAAGTTTTTCTCAATTAAGACTTTTTTATCCGGATAAATTGCACTAAGTTTATTGGCAATTTGGTTGGCGACAATTTGACTGATTTGTGGCGAATACCAAATATGCCAGTTAGTTTCCAAGTGATCATCGTCATGGTCTTTATCGTCATGCTTATCATGATCATGGGCATCGTGATCATGGGCGTCGTGATCGTGGTCATCATGGTCATGCGTATCATGTTCATGAGCGTGATCATGATCGTGGTCATGCCCTTTTTGCAACATATCTTCGGTAATCGCTGCAATTTCAGAAATTTCTAACACTTTTTTGCTATCAATATCTTTTAATGCTGCACCATCTAAAAAGAGATCAACGTCTTCCCCAATCCAAACAATCAAATCCGCCGACTTAATTTTTTGCACATCGGAAGGCTTTAAGCTGTAATCATGCGGAGAAGCGCCAGCAGGAACTAACACGGAAGTCTCAGTTACGCCATCAGCAATAGACGATGCAATAAAACCCAGCGGTTTAACCGAGGTTAATACATTGGCACTGACAGCTCCGGAAAATGAAATTACCGCAGCGGCAATTAACGTTTGCTTAAAAAATGTGGTCATATAAATACTAACTCCCTTTACTGAAATAAAGTCAACGTGGCATAGCCTACCGCTTTTTTAGGCAAATAGCTATCTTTTTTTTTATAAAAAAATAAGTTTTTTTTAACCGCACTTAATGTTGATGAGGAATCCATTTATTCGATTTAAGCAAATAACTCGCATATTGCATTTGCAATTTGAGGCGTTTTAAGGCTTGTTCATCTTGCGCATTTAACTTATCCGAGGTTGATAAAACACCGTGTTCGTTAAATTCCACCCAGCTTTTCGGCGTAATCATCCCCACCGTATCACCATGATTGACCATCACAAACGGATTGGCTTCGCCGGAAAATAAAGAACGTCCAAAAGTGGAAATCGGTTGCTGAAAACCCAATAAATCCATAATGGACGGGAATAAATCATATTGTGATGCCAGCGCGTTATTATGCCCTGGCGCTAAAAAACCATCCGGAGTAAAAATAATCAATGGAATATGGAAACGTTTCAACAAATCATCATCCGATTTAGCATTTAAAGTATGATCCGCTGAAAAAATAAAAATTGTATTGTGATACCAATCTTGTTTTTCCGCTTCTTGCATAAATTGTTGCAACGCCCAATCGCTGTATTTTAAGGTGTTCAAAAAACCGTTTTCACTTTGACTGTCATGCGGATAAACCTCAAATTCTTCGCCGATTTTCGGAAAAGGTTCGTGGGTTGTCCCGGTAAACATAAAGGAAAAAAACGGTTTATTTGGCTGCCCTTCACTTAATTTTCGCACAAAAAATTGTAATGCATCATAATCCCAACCAAAGCGCGGTTGTTTTTGCGGATAGTTTTTCAATAATGGCACATCTTCTTTTCCATAGTATTCTTTAAAGCCCAACTCATGGGCAATTCCATTCATGTGGAAAGAGCGTCGTTCAGAAGATTGCATCATCACTGTGCGATAATGGTGTTTATTGGCAATATTGGCGATACGACTCATATCCGTCAATTCTAGCCCAAAACCTAAGGTGGGTTGATTTTGTAACGCCGGGACAGAAGATAAAATTGCCTGAATCCCAATGATACTACGCTGCCCCGCTGCATAATAATTATCCCACACTTGAGAACGCGAAATAAGACTATCCATAAATGGCGTCACACCATAATGTCCGCCACTTAATCCATCAATATATTTATAGCTCCAACTTTCCAATAAAATTAACACAATATTTTTACCAGTCGGTTGCTGAACATGACTTTGCCAACGGAAAATATTTGGATTTTGTTGTACAAACTCGTTTAACTCCTGCGCAGAAACATATTCAAGCGTATCTTGGTTTAAACGCTCTCGACTTTCACGATAAGTCACATAGGCGGGATTCAGCGCCAAATTTGCCTGTTGCAACTTTCCAGTGCTAAAGGCATCACTCAAATTGATCGGGCGTCCACTAAAAATAATGCCGCGAAATAAAATCACATACAACAATACCAAA
This portion of the [Pasteurella] aerogenes genome encodes:
- the znuA gene encoding high-affinity zinc transporter periplasmic protein — its product is MTTFFKQTLIAAAVISFSGAVSANVLTSVKPLGFIASSIADGVTETSVLVPAGASPHDYSLKPSDVQKIKSADLIVWIGEDVDLFLDGAALKDIDSKKVLEISEIAAITEDMLQKGHDHDHDHAHEHDTHDHDDHDHDAHDHDAHDHDKHDDKDHDDDHLETNWHIWYSPQISQIVANQIANKLSAIYPDKKVLIEKNLADFNRTLSEQNMKIQQQLAPVKDKGFYVFHDAYSYFNQAYQLNQKGYFTINPLVAPGAKNLAKIKQEIQQHQVSCLFAEPQFTPKVIESLSKATGVKVGQLDPMGDKVSLGKQAYANFLQSTADSYFSCLK
- the ltaS1_2 gene encoding phosphoglycerol transferase, with the translated sequence MLFYAVFYFPENNNLMMKVEVKKNYLEVNRFMASFMLPIRIILFAILGFFVCRLGFYIVHYQTFQALTLNEILMSFIKGVQFDSVTVMLACIPMLAVLSFPFKIIQHTWVRPVATWLSGMILFILFAYYIADISYFGEVQRHIGAEILNLSADQGALWEIAFSSRLTTTVIGIVFLGLGAVIWYRIVLVPTQRGIRLEQSFALKLLYWVGLVLLYVILFRGIIFSGRPINLSDAFSTGKLQQANLALNPAYVTYRESRERLNQDTLEYVSAQELNEFVQQNPNIFRWQSHVQQPTGKNIVLILLESWSYKYIDGLSGGHYGVTPFMDSLISRSQVWDNYYAAGQRSIIGIQAILSSVPALQNQPTLGFGLELTDMSRIANIANKHHYRTVMMQSSERRSFHMNGIAHELGFKEYYGKEDVPLLKNYPQKQPRFGWDYDALQFFVRKLSEGQPNKPFFSFMFTGTTHEPFPKIGEEFEVYPHDSQSENGFLNTLKYSDWALQQFMQEAEKQDWYHNTIFIFSADHTLNAKSDDDLLKRFHIPLIIFTPDGFLAPGHNNALASQYDLFPSIMDLLGFQQPISTFGRSLFSGEANPFVMVNHGDTVGMITPKSWVEFNEHGVLSTSDKLNAQDEQALKRLKLQMQYASYLLKSNKWIPHQH